In Synergistaceae bacterium, the following proteins share a genomic window:
- a CDS encoding pyruvate carboxylase subunit B has product MIMETALRDAHQSLFATRMRTDDMIPILETMDEVGYHSLEMWGGATFDTCMRFLDEDPWERLRAIRKRIKKTKLQMLLRGQNLVGYRHYADDAVREFVKRTVGNGMDIIRIFDALNDLRNVEIAADQVKKEGAHLQMCISYTLSPVHTLDAFAKMAFDMTQMGADSIAIKDMAGLLNPVDCVSLVKAIKAKTDVPIQLHSHYTSGMASMAYYAGLEAGASIVDTAISPLSMGTSQPPTESLVASLAGGPLDTGISLENLVPVAEYFKKIREKYSSLITDIGGVNINILRYQIPGGMYSNLANQLKEVNALDKLDDVLREVPVVRKAMGYPPLVTPTSQIVGTQAARNVLSGERWKLISKEVKQYFLGYYGTAPAPLDPEVQKLAIGDETPITCRPGEKIPPEMAEAEKDAAAWSLQPEDALSWLMFPQVAKDFLPKKYARATKRDVGLNELVDDAAYPV; this is encoded by the coding sequence ATGATCATGGAAACGGCCCTTCGCGACGCCCATCAGTCGCTTTTCGCCACGCGAATGCGCACGGACGACATGATTCCGATACTCGAAACGATGGACGAGGTGGGCTATCACTCCCTGGAAATGTGGGGAGGGGCGACCTTCGACACCTGTATGCGCTTTCTGGACGAAGACCCCTGGGAGAGGCTGAGGGCTATCCGGAAGCGCATCAAAAAAACGAAGCTCCAGATGCTCCTGCGGGGACAGAACCTGGTGGGATACCGCCATTACGCGGACGACGCGGTTCGGGAGTTCGTGAAACGGACCGTGGGCAACGGTATGGACATCATCCGCATTTTTGACGCGCTGAACGACCTGCGCAACGTGGAAATCGCGGCGGATCAGGTGAAAAAGGAAGGGGCGCACCTGCAGATGTGCATTTCCTACACCCTGTCTCCGGTCCACACCCTGGACGCCTTCGCGAAGATGGCCTTCGATATGACCCAAATGGGGGCCGACTCCATCGCCATAAAGGACATGGCGGGCCTTCTGAACCCCGTGGACTGCGTCAGCCTCGTAAAGGCGATCAAGGCGAAGACCGACGTGCCCATTCAGCTTCACTCCCATTACACCAGCGGCATGGCGTCCATGGCCTATTACGCCGGCCTGGAGGCGGGGGCTTCCATTGTGGATACGGCGATTTCCCCGCTTTCCATGGGAACCAGCCAGCCCCCCACGGAGTCTCTGGTGGCGTCCCTGGCGGGAGGCCCGCTGGATACGGGAATCAGCCTGGAAAACCTCGTCCCCGTGGCGGAATATTTCAAGAAAATTCGGGAGAAGTACAGCAGCCTGATCACGGACATTGGAGGCGTCAATATCAATATTCTCCGGTATCAGATCCCTGGAGGCATGTACTCCAACCTGGCCAACCAGCTCAAGGAAGTGAACGCCCTGGACAAGCTGGACGATGTTTTGAGAGAGGTTCCGGTCGTGCGGAAGGCCATGGGTTATCCTCCTCTGGTGACGCCCACCAGTCAGATCGTGGGCACTCAGGCCGCGCGAAACGTTCTGTCGGGAGAGCGGTGGAAGCTCATTTCCAAGGAAGTGAAGCAGTATTTCCTTGGCTATTACGGCACCGCCCCGGCGCCTTTGGATCCGGAGGTGCAGAAACTGGCCATAGGGGACGAGACCCCCATCACCTGCCGTCCCGGCGAAAAAATCCCTCCTGAAATGGCGGAGGCCGAGAAAGACGCCGCGGCCTGGTCGTTGCAGCCGGAGGACGCGCTTTCCTGGCTGATGTTCCCGCAGGTGGCCAAGGATTTCCTTCCCAAAAAATACGCGCGCGCCACGAAAAGGGATGTGGGTCTGAACGAGCTGGTCGACGACGCCGCGTACCCCGTATAG
- the mazG gene encoding nucleoside triphosphate pyrophosphohydrolase: MNGAEVRIFIVGSTADCDRGGKVSGELYDGKNGTDRRERHFFDELVSITELLRSPEGCPWDREQKLEDLRAYIVEEAYELAEAITERDMNNVREESGDLLLQIVFAASLAKEEKAFGIEDVVRTVCDKLVRRHPHVFRDVAVENSDDVMRNWEQIKQEERREKKQETSLLAGVPKGLPPLVKAYRMQGKAAHVGFDWQGEDTSPLFAKLEEEIQELREALASGDADGVEDELGDLLFMTVNLARHVKVNPDAALSRACGKFASRLRKVEGEAEARGLRLNECSPEELDELWRRAKKNEASSEV, from the coding sequence ATGAACGGCGCGGAGGTGCGGATATTTATTGTGGGATCGACGGCGGACTGCGACAGGGGCGGCAAAGTGAGCGGTGAACTGTACGACGGAAAAAACGGTACGGATCGAAGGGAGCGTCATTTTTTCGACGAGCTTGTCTCCATTACAGAGCTCCTGAGGAGTCCGGAGGGATGCCCCTGGGACAGAGAACAGAAGCTGGAGGACCTGCGCGCCTATATCGTGGAAGAGGCCTATGAACTGGCGGAGGCCATTACCGAGCGGGACATGAACAACGTGCGGGAGGAATCCGGCGACCTCCTGCTGCAAATCGTTTTTGCCGCTTCTCTGGCGAAGGAAGAAAAGGCGTTCGGTATCGAAGACGTGGTCCGTACGGTGTGCGACAAGCTGGTACGGCGGCATCCTCATGTTTTCAGGGATGTCGCGGTGGAGAACAGCGACGACGTCATGCGCAACTGGGAGCAGATAAAACAGGAGGAACGACGGGAGAAAAAGCAGGAAACGTCGCTTCTGGCCGGAGTGCCCAAAGGACTGCCGCCTCTGGTGAAGGCGTACCGTATGCAGGGAAAGGCGGCCCATGTGGGCTTCGACTGGCAGGGTGAGGATACGTCGCCGCTTTTCGCGAAGCTGGAGGAAGAGATTCAGGAGCTTCGGGAAGCCCTTGCCTCCGGCGATGCGGACGGGGTGGAGGATGAACTGGGAGATCTGCTGTTCATGACGGTGAACCTGGCCCGGCACGTGAAGGTCAATCCGGATGCGGCGCTTTCCCGGGCCTGCGGAAAATTCGCCTCCCGCCTGCGGAAGGTGGAAGGCGAGGCGGAGGCCCGGGGCCTTCGGCTGAACGAGTGCTCCCCGGAGGAACTGGACGAACTCTGGAGGCGGGCGAAGAAAAACGAAGCGAGCTCTGAAGTCTGA
- a CDS encoding amidohydrolase — protein sequence MYSKTVLVNGRIHTPQGTAEALLIEGGMISRTGGISDILPQREAAFVDLKGRAVFPGFADSHMHFMSWMQSQETLKLGDCRSIQHFCAALAAYVEERPLPENEWYRGRGWNHARMADGRLPNRHDIDGIVPRNPVLLTRVCGHVALLNTAALNVLGVTRNTRVEGGSFETDSSGELSGIVTEGAISWVQARMPKLRDDDAFRLLDEYSPLAASFGLTQLNTDDMGAFDHDFRRLIAFYTGAEHEGRLLFRVRQQFLLPEPEDLLAFLAEGLRTGDGTPLYQIGPVKLLTDGSLGGRTAFLRRDYEDTPGKRGMPLYDPHKLNEMVRIAHSSGMQVAAHAIGDGALDMCLDAFEAAQAAYPNTTRHIVIHAQVADDRQLDRMKNLHVGAAVQPCFVPSDREMAIAGLGEEKAMASYRWKSMMRRGIVLSGGSDAPVEDLRPLTGIHAAITRQDPDGEPEGGWVPDERLSVAEAVALYTWGGAWHGGNERRRGELREGQDADLVVLDEDPFLVSPADIRDITVAMTMCSGRITWRSPSFE from the coding sequence ATGTACAGCAAGACCGTGCTTGTAAACGGACGGATTCACACCCCCCAGGGGACGGCGGAGGCCCTTTTGATCGAGGGAGGGATGATTTCCAGGACAGGAGGGATCTCCGACATTCTCCCACAAAGGGAGGCCGCGTTTGTAGACCTGAAAGGACGCGCCGTTTTCCCGGGCTTTGCGGACTCGCACATGCACTTCATGAGCTGGATGCAGTCCCAGGAAACGCTGAAACTCGGCGACTGCAGGTCCATTCAGCATTTTTGCGCAGCCCTGGCGGCCTACGTGGAAGAACGGCCCCTGCCCGAGAACGAGTGGTATCGGGGACGGGGCTGGAACCACGCCCGCATGGCCGACGGCCGTCTGCCCAACCGCCACGATATCGACGGCATCGTTCCCCGCAACCCGGTACTGCTGACCCGCGTGTGCGGACATGTCGCCCTCCTGAACACGGCGGCCCTCAACGTCCTCGGCGTTACGAGAAACACCCGGGTCGAGGGAGGCTCCTTCGAAACGGATTCCAGCGGGGAGCTCTCCGGCATCGTCACGGAAGGGGCGATTTCCTGGGTCCAGGCTCGTATGCCCAAACTGCGCGACGACGACGCCTTTCGTCTTCTCGACGAATACAGCCCTCTGGCCGCCAGCTTTGGCCTGACTCAGCTGAACACCGACGACATGGGAGCTTTCGACCACGATTTCCGCCGGCTCATCGCCTTTTACACCGGCGCGGAACACGAAGGCCGTCTGCTCTTTCGCGTGCGTCAGCAGTTTTTGCTGCCCGAACCGGAGGATTTACTGGCCTTTCTTGCGGAGGGACTGCGCACAGGGGACGGAACGCCTCTGTATCAGATCGGTCCGGTGAAACTTCTGACCGACGGTTCCCTGGGGGGACGCACCGCCTTTTTGCGCAGGGATTACGAGGACACTCCCGGAAAACGGGGAATGCCCCTTTACGACCCCCACAAACTGAACGAAATGGTCCGGATCGCTCACTCCTCGGGGATGCAGGTGGCCGCTCACGCCATCGGAGACGGCGCCCTTGATATGTGCCTCGACGCCTTCGAAGCGGCTCAGGCGGCCTACCCCAACACCACCCGCCACATCGTCATTCACGCCCAGGTCGCCGACGACCGCCAGCTGGATCGAATGAAAAACCTCCACGTGGGAGCGGCCGTTCAGCCCTGCTTCGTACCCTCCGACCGGGAAATGGCCATCGCCGGCCTGGGCGAGGAGAAGGCCATGGCCAGTTATCGATGGAAGTCCATGATGAGAAGGGGTATCGTCCTGTCGGGGGGCTCGGATGCCCCCGTGGAGGACCTGCGGCCCCTGACCGGCATTCACGCGGCGATCACGCGTCAGGACCCGGACGGCGAACCCGAAGGAGGCTGGGTTCCCGACGAAAGGCTGTCCGTGGCGGAGGCCGTCGCCCTTTACACCTGGGGCGGAGCCTGGCACGGAGGCAACGAAAGACGGCGGGGGGAGCTCCGGGAAGGTCAGGACGCCGACCTCGTGGTCCTGGACGAGGATCCCTTTTTGGTCAGTCCCGCCGATATTCGGGATATTACGGTGGCCATGACCATGTGCAGCGGACGGATCACCTGGAGAAGCCCCTCCTTCGAGTGA
- the rpsD gene encoding 30S ribosomal protein S4, with the protein MATRREPRFKLSRHLGVNVCGHPKALKRTDTKKPVRSGQKVSEYGQQLLEKQKIKAYYGILERQFARYFEISKKSSEMTGVALLKALECRLDNLVYRIGFARSIRQARQLVTHGHILVNGAKVDIPSYGVKVSQVISLKEKSRTNQVLQDNFQGLVSFSVPYLEKNKDQFSGKLIREPQRSELPIEVNEILAVELYSK; encoded by the coding sequence ATGGCAACGCGGAGAGAACCACGTTTTAAACTTTCCCGTCATCTGGGAGTGAATGTCTGCGGTCACCCCAAGGCTCTGAAGCGGACGGACACCAAAAAACCCGTTCGGAGCGGACAGAAAGTTTCGGAGTACGGTCAGCAGCTTTTGGAAAAGCAGAAGATCAAGGCCTATTATGGCATTCTGGAGCGTCAGTTTGCCCGTTATTTCGAGATTTCCAAAAAGAGCTCCGAAATGACCGGCGTCGCTCTGCTGAAGGCGTTGGAGTGCCGTCTGGACAACCTGGTTTATCGCATCGGTTTTGCCCGATCGATTCGTCAGGCCCGTCAGCTCGTCACCCACGGACATATTTTGGTCAACGGGGCCAAGGTGGACATTCCCTCCTACGGGGTGAAGGTCAGCCAGGTGATTTCCCTGAAGGAAAAATCCCGCACCAATCAGGTGCTGCAGGACAACTTCCAGGGGCTGGTTTCCTTCAGCGTCCCCTATCTGGAGAAGAATAAGGACCAGTTCAGCGGCAAGCTGATTCGCGAACCTCAGCGCAGCGAGCTTCCCATTGAGGTCAACGAAATCCTGGCGGTTGAGCTCTATTCCAAGTAG
- a CDS encoding Do family serine endopeptidase yields the protein MKILKKGIGTALVLILCFFVTERASFAASRSVRSDNPVVEIVKNDSPAVVNIDVETVSKSSSLPSPFRDAPFFKEFFGDDFKRFSRSVPMKGRGSGFIVSKEGQIVTNNHVVEGADKITVTLADGKVYVATVLGRDPTFDLAVISIHPDVDLPVLTLGDSDAVEVGEWVVAIGNPFGLEHTVTVGVISAKNRSLHTREVNFDGFLQTDAAINPGNSGGPLLNMDGEVIGINTAIVPYAQGLGFAIPVNMAKQIMDDLVTYGKVKRGWLGIAVQNLTEEFAEAYGVEAEKGVIVGDVFENSAASRAGLLRGDVIVEAQGKPVTDVQGFVSLVRSQTPGSELKLKVLRGGKTTLITAKLDEIPESEGGVASSSGKRSSSDVFKKAGLTLSKLTSDLRRRYGTEREKGLVVTEVEEGSPAQSAGLREGDLILEVNGKKIESDYPEGTPGEGKSVVLLVEREGRTFFVSLKMK from the coding sequence ATGAAAATTTTGAAAAAAGGAATCGGAACGGCGCTGGTGCTGATCCTGTGTTTCTTCGTGACGGAGCGGGCCTCTTTCGCCGCTTCTCGAAGCGTTCGATCGGACAATCCGGTCGTCGAAATTGTGAAAAACGACTCTCCGGCGGTTGTCAATATCGATGTGGAAACGGTTTCCAAATCCTCTTCTCTGCCTTCGCCCTTTCGGGACGCCCCTTTCTTCAAAGAATTTTTCGGTGATGATTTTAAGCGTTTTTCCCGATCTGTCCCCATGAAGGGCAGAGGGTCGGGCTTCATCGTCTCCAAAGAAGGTCAGATCGTCACCAACAACCACGTGGTGGAAGGCGCGGATAAAATTACGGTGACGCTGGCGGACGGAAAGGTCTACGTGGCCACGGTGCTGGGTCGGGATCCCACCTTCGACCTGGCGGTGATTTCCATTCATCCGGACGTGGATTTGCCGGTGCTGACCCTGGGAGATTCGGACGCCGTCGAGGTGGGCGAGTGGGTGGTGGCCATCGGAAATCCCTTTGGCCTGGAGCACACCGTGACGGTGGGGGTGATTTCCGCAAAAAACCGCAGCCTCCACACCCGAGAGGTGAACTTCGACGGTTTTCTGCAGACGGACGCGGCCATTAATCCGGGAAACAGCGGCGGCCCCCTGCTGAACATGGACGGCGAGGTCATCGGAATCAACACGGCCATCGTTCCTTACGCCCAGGGGCTGGGGTTCGCGATTCCCGTCAACATGGCGAAGCAGATCATGGACGACCTGGTGACCTACGGCAAGGTCAAGAGGGGCTGGCTGGGAATTGCCGTGCAGAACCTGACGGAGGAGTTCGCCGAGGCCTATGGAGTGGAGGCGGAAAAGGGCGTCATCGTGGGGGACGTTTTCGAGAACTCCGCCGCTTCGAGGGCGGGGCTGCTTCGGGGCGACGTCATTGTGGAGGCTCAGGGCAAACCCGTGACCGACGTGCAGGGTTTCGTCAGCCTGGTGCGGTCTCAGACCCCGGGCTCCGAGCTGAAGCTGAAGGTCCTTCGGGGAGGCAAAACAACGCTCATAACGGCAAAGCTCGACGAAATTCCCGAGTCGGAGGGGGGAGTCGCCTCGTCTTCCGGCAAACGTTCGTCCTCTGACGTCTTCAAAAAGGCCGGACTGACCCTGTCGAAGCTGACCTCCGACCTGCGCCGCCGCTACGGAACAGAGCGGGAAAAGGGCCTGGTGGTCACGGAGGTGGAAGAGGGTTCTCCCGCCCAGTCCGCGGGGCTGCGGGAAGGGGACCTGATCCTGGAGGTCAACGGCAAAAAAATAGAAAGCGATTATCCCGAAGGAACCCCGGGAGAGGGTAAATCCGTCGTTCTCCTGGTGGAGCGGGAGGGGCGCACCTTTTTCGTCTCTTTAAAAATGAAATGA
- a CDS encoding prolipoprotein diacylglyceryl transferase, with protein sequence MYPVLFSAGSIQIQTYYVIWFIALSLAMMWSVRRFRLYGVDEDEGRRVIGWAFLGMLFGARAFEYIWNFSAYWKTPSLFLDMDRGGLSEVGAFCGAFLTALLLCRNNPKISMGRLCSVVSLPAISTMAVGRWGCFFAGCCVGKVSSLPFAVHFPYDSAHVLRHATQLYYSFFSFAILMGLLWLERKAFRRKIAPSRSPVAPAGLLLYSLMRLSVDPLRTESGSEGLVLSHWILLATMPLEAVWLMKAMKE encoded by the coding sequence ATGTATCCGGTTCTTTTCAGCGCGGGGAGTATTCAGATTCAAACGTATTACGTGATCTGGTTTATCGCTCTGTCCCTTGCGATGATGTGGAGCGTCCGTCGTTTCAGGCTCTATGGCGTGGACGAGGACGAGGGGAGACGCGTGATTGGCTGGGCGTTTCTCGGTATGCTCTTCGGAGCGCGGGCTTTTGAATATATCTGGAACTTTTCCGCCTATTGGAAGACGCCGTCTCTGTTCCTCGACATGGACCGGGGGGGGCTGTCGGAGGTGGGCGCTTTTTGCGGCGCTTTTCTCACGGCGTTGCTTCTGTGCCGGAACAACCCGAAAATTTCCATGGGACGGCTGTGTTCGGTGGTCTCCCTTCCGGCGATTTCCACGATGGCGGTGGGGCGTTGGGGATGTTTTTTCGCCGGATGCTGCGTGGGCAAAGTAAGCTCTCTGCCCTTTGCGGTCCATTTTCCCTATGACTCAGCCCACGTCCTGCGTCACGCAACTCAGCTCTACTATTCTTTTTTCTCCTTCGCCATTCTGATGGGGCTTCTGTGGCTGGAACGGAAAGCCTTTCGGCGGAAAATCGCCCCGAGTCGGTCTCCTGTGGCGCCGGCGGGGCTTCTTCTTTATTCGCTGATGCGGCTTTCGGTGGACCCCCTGAGGACGGAAAGCGGGTCGGAGGGACTCGTGCTTTCCCATTGGATCTTGCTGGCGACGATGCCCCTCGAAGCCGTCTGGCTAATGAAAGCAATGAAAGAATAA
- a CDS encoding Jag N-terminal domain-containing protein yields the protein MKEGSIVEQDTHLIIEAPSLEEALEEASRRWNVPAGSLRAEVVGEEKTFFGLFGRKLKVRIEPVKSLLLLKSSAFLSDLLAHMELCAEPEFCEEENMIGIEGQDADILVGRHGDGLKAMEYLLNLALRSPGEEPRVRLDSGGYRDRRRKSLERLAEATARRVVQRGAPLRLEPMLSWERWVIHTTLKDRDDVETQSVGESPERKVVVIPKLGAAERRESTRPAGKSGLRRTHYRR from the coding sequence ATGAAAGAAGGTAGTATCGTGGAGCAGGATACGCATCTCATCATCGAGGCCCCCTCTCTCGAAGAGGCGCTGGAAGAGGCGTCGAGGCGCTGGAACGTGCCGGCAGGAAGTCTGAGGGCGGAGGTCGTCGGCGAAGAAAAAACTTTTTTCGGTCTCTTCGGCAGGAAGCTGAAGGTACGGATCGAACCTGTAAAATCTTTGCTGTTGCTGAAAAGCAGCGCGTTTCTTTCCGATCTTCTGGCCCATATGGAGCTGTGCGCTGAACCGGAGTTCTGCGAAGAAGAAAACATGATCGGAATAGAAGGACAGGACGCGGACATTCTCGTGGGACGTCACGGGGATGGCCTGAAAGCTATGGAATATTTGCTCAATCTTGCTCTCCGTTCCCCCGGGGAGGAGCCGAGAGTCCGCCTTGATTCCGGAGGATATCGGGACCGTCGCAGAAAGAGCCTGGAACGCCTGGCCGAGGCGACGGCCCGCAGAGTTGTCCAGCGGGGAGCGCCGCTTCGTCTCGAACCGATGCTGAGCTGGGAACGATGGGTCATTCACACGACTCTCAAGGATCGTGACGACGTGGAAACTCAGTCCGTCGGAGAGTCTCCGGAGCGGAAGGTGGTCGTCATTCCGAAACTGGGCGCCGCCGAGCGCAGAGAAAGCACCCGTCCCGCCGGGAAAAGCGGTCTTCGCAGAACGCATTACAGGAGGTGA
- a CDS encoding YidC/Oxa1 family membrane protein insertase — protein sequence MGYLWTRAGDFMMWLLQSLYAVTNSWGWSIILLTLLVRFAMHPLTQKQMVSMQRMQKLQPRLKVLQDKYADDKETLNREVMALYRENKVNPAAGCLPLLIQLPIFILLYGALTRHGFAGASFLWIHLDGSALSTVADAIRLVNEAGEPVAKEALGVVMVVLSAMSNPSLLLTNLGVWLPNTVLLLTIAFLTWYQQHLSASGNPQMAMMNWFMPIFLTWICLSLPGGVLLYWGVSSLMGVVHQLFVMRRTSLEMQEKPVLLQEKPAHKDE from the coding sequence TTGGGATATCTGTGGACGCGGGCCGGAGATTTTATGATGTGGCTCCTGCAGAGTTTGTACGCGGTGACAAACTCGTGGGGCTGGTCGATTATTTTGCTGACGCTTTTGGTCAGGTTTGCGATGCATCCTCTGACGCAAAAACAGATGGTCAGCATGCAGAGGATGCAGAAGCTGCAGCCGCGGCTGAAAGTGCTTCAGGACAAATACGCGGACGACAAGGAAACTCTGAACAGGGAAGTCATGGCGCTGTATCGGGAGAACAAGGTCAATCCGGCGGCGGGGTGTCTGCCCCTGCTGATCCAGCTTCCTATTTTTATTTTGCTCTATGGCGCACTGACCCGGCACGGCTTCGCCGGAGCCAGTTTTCTGTGGATTCACCTGGACGGTTCGGCGCTTTCGACGGTCGCCGACGCCATTCGTCTGGTGAACGAAGCGGGAGAGCCCGTGGCGAAGGAGGCGCTGGGGGTGGTCATGGTGGTTCTCTCGGCCATGAGCAATCCCTCGTTGCTGCTGACCAATCTGGGAGTCTGGCTGCCCAATACGGTTCTGCTTCTGACCATCGCTTTTCTGACCTGGTACCAGCAGCATCTTTCCGCTTCGGGCAACCCTCAGATGGCCATGATGAACTGGTTCATGCCCATTTTCCTGACGTGGATCTGCCTCTCTCTGCCGGGCGGCGTGCTGCTCTACTGGGGAGTTTCTTCTCTCATGGGCGTGGTGCATCAGCTTTTCGTCATGCGGCGGACCAGCCTGGAGATGCAGGAAAAACCCGTTCTGCTGCAGGAAAAACCCGCTCATAAGGACGAGTGA
- the yidD gene encoding membrane protein insertion efficiency factor YidD, giving the protein MNVVVRLAVGLIRVYQKCLSPLLGRHCRFYPSCSEYAAQVITEWGFFRGLGLTVKRLLKCGPWHEGGYDPPPRRCSPQ; this is encoded by the coding sequence ATGAACGTTGTCGTGCGCCTGGCGGTGGGGCTGATACGTGTTTATCAAAAATGCCTTTCTCCGCTGCTGGGGCGTCACTGTCGTTTTTATCCCAGCTGCTCGGAATACGCGGCGCAGGTTATAACGGAATGGGGTTTTTTCAGAGGCCTCGGGTTGACGGTGAAACGTCTCCTGAAGTGCGGTCCCTGGCATGAAGGGGGCTACGATCCACCTCCCCGGCGATGTTCCCCGCAGTGA
- a CDS encoding ribonuclease P protein component, producing MPDNGLTIKKGWEFDLIFRTGLRIQGELVRLLFLRGSGAPSRLCARAGYAVGKRQGRAHVRNRGRRILREAFRRLRPWVVPDVDLVLSLRDRALGAGAVEIYRDMAKLLGRNGLFVTDWPGADWNRVGRTSGNEK from the coding sequence GTGCCTGACAACGGCCTGACGATCAAAAAAGGATGGGAGTTTGATCTCATTTTCCGCACCGGTCTTCGGATACAGGGAGAACTGGTGCGGTTGTTGTTTTTGAGAGGCTCGGGGGCTCCGTCGCGACTGTGCGCCCGGGCGGGCTATGCCGTGGGAAAACGCCAGGGCAGGGCTCACGTGCGCAACAGGGGACGAAGGATTCTCCGGGAGGCGTTTCGCAGGCTTCGCCCCTGGGTCGTTCCGGACGTCGATCTCGTTCTCTCTCTCAGGGACAGGGCGCTGGGGGCGGGAGCGGTGGAGATTTACCGCGACATGGCGAAACTGCTGGGCAGGAACGGGCTTTTTGTGACGGACTGGCCCGGAGCGGACTGGAACCGCGTCGGCAGAACGTCGGGAAATGAAAAATGA
- the rpmH gene encoding 50S ribosomal protein L34 — MKKGTYQPHRKPRKRKIGFLARSSSPTGRAVLRNRRRKGRKCLTTA, encoded by the coding sequence GTGAAAAAAGGTACCTATCAACCCCACCGCAAACCGCGCAAGAGAAAAATCGGTTTTCTCGCGCGTTCCTCTTCTCCGACGGGCCGTGCCGTTTTGCGCAACAGAAGGCGCAAGGGTCGTAAGTGCCTGACAACGGCCTGA